In Populus nigra chromosome 1, ddPopNigr1.1, whole genome shotgun sequence, one genomic interval encodes:
- the LOC133669400 gene encoding zinc finger CCCH domain-containing protein 66-like, protein MCSGTKRKPTHTGFNMENEFRKEDGVCYDFSGLLELSALNDLIGFKKAIEEEGHDVDMPGLWYGRRIGSKKMGFEERTPLMIAALFGSKDVLNYILETGHVDVNRGYGSDGATALHCAAAGGSSSAPEVARLLLDASADPNSVDANGNLPGDLIAPAVKSGSNSRRKTLEIMLKGGTSGEETCVLADQIADEMDGMEQQEVPMPRVSKDGSEKKEYPIDLTLPDIKNGMYGTDEFRMYTFKVKPCSRAYSHDWTECPFVHPGENARRRDPRKYHYSCVPCPEFRKGSCRQGDACEYAHGIFECWLHPAQYRTRLCKDETGCTRRVCFFAHKPEELRPLYASTGSAVPSPRSYSANGSTFDMSSISPLSLGSSSVLMPSTSTPPMTPSGSSSPMGGWTNQSNVVPPALQLPGSRLKAAFCARDMDLDMELLGIESHRRRQQLMDEISGLSSPSSWNNGLSTASAFTASGDRTGELNRLGGVRPTNLEDMFGSLDPSILPQLQGLSLDGSTTHLQSPTGLQMRQNINQQLRSSYPTSFSSSPVRTSPSFGMDHSGGAAAAAAAALSSRSAAFAKRSQSFVERNAVNRHPVFSSPAKVMPPNLSDWGSPDGKLDWGIQGEELNKLRKSASFGFRSDGSSFATAASSVPATVGEPDVSWVQSLVKDTPPVKPRPLGLEEQQQQQQQQQQCHLNIGGSEMLPAWVEQLYIEQEPLVA, encoded by the coding sequence ATGTGCAGTGGTACAAAGAGGAAACCAACACATACTGGTTTCAACATGGAGAATGAATTTCGAAAGGAAGACGGGGTTTGCTATGATTTCTCTGGTTTGCTTGAATTGTCTGCCTTGAATGATCTGATCGGTTTTAAGAAAGCAATTGAAGAGGAGGGTCATGATGTTGATATGCCAGGTTTGTGGTATGGAAGGAGAATTGGCTCGAAAAAGATGGGGTTCGAGGAGAGGACACCCCTCATGATTGCTGCGTTGTTTGGAAGCAAAGATGTGTTGAATTATATCCTGGAAACAGGTCATGTAGATGTCAACAGGGGTTATGGGTCTGATGGGGCCACAGCGCTTCACTGTGCTGCTGCAGGTGGCTCTTCCTCTGCACCTGAGGTTGCCAGGCTCTTGCTTGATGCCTCCGCTGATCCTAATTCTGTTGATGCTAATGGAAATCTCCCTGGTGACTTGATTGCTCCAGCTGTCAAGTCTGGTTCTAATTCAAGGAGAAAGACCCTGGAGATCATGTTAAAGGGTGGTACCAGTGGTGAAGAAACATGTGTTTTGGCTGATCAAATTGCGGATGAGATGGATGGGATGGAACAGCAAGAAGTACCAATGCCAAGGGTATCAAAAGATGGGTCCGAGAAGAAAGAGTATCCTATTGATCTGACACTTCCAGATATTAAGAATGGGATGTATGGAACTGATGAGTTTAGAATGTATACTTTTAAGGTCAAGCCTTGCTCTAGGGCTTACTCTCATGATTGGACAGAGTGCCCATTTGTGCACCCTGGGGAGAACGCCAGGCGCCGTGACCCCAGGAAATATCACTATAGTTGTGTTCCATGTCCTGAGTTTCGAAAGGGGTCTTGCAGGCAGGGTGATGCCTGTGAATATGCACATGGTATTTTTGAGTGCTGGCTTCATCCTGCGCAGTATAGAACTCGTCTCTGTAAAGATGAGACAGGTTGCACTAGGAGGGTGTGTTTCTTCGCTCACAAGCCTGAAGAGCTTCGTCCCTTGTATGCCTCCACGGGTTCAGCAGTGCCTTCTCCTAGATCCTACTCTGCCAATGGTTCCACTTTTGACATGAGTTCTATTAGCCCACTTTCCCTTGGTTCTTCATCTGTCTTGATGCCATCTACATCAACTCCACCTATGACTCCGTCTGGGTCCTCTTCACCTATGGGTGGATGGACAAACCAGTCTAATGTGGTGCCCCCTGCATTGCAGCTTCCTGGTAGCAGGTTAAAAGCTGCATTCTGTGCACGAGATATGGATTTAGACATGGAATTGCTCGGGATTGAAAGTCACCGTCGAAGGCAACAATTGATGGATGAGATTTCTGGTCTCTCCTCCCCTTCCAGCTGGAACAATGGTTTGTCCACTGCCTCAGCTTTTACTGCCTCTGGTGATAGAACTGGGGAGCTGAATAGGCTTGGAGGAGTGAGGCCTACTAACCTTGAAGATATGTTTGGATCCCTCGATCCTTCAATTTTGCCTCAGTTGCAGGGACTCTCACTGGATGGTTCAACAACCCATTTGCAGTCTCCTACGGGGCTGCAGATGCGCCAGAACATCAACCAGCAGCTTCGGTCTAGCTATCCCACCAGCTTCTCATCTTCTCCTGTGAGAACATCACCATCTTTTGGAATGGATCATTCTGGaggtgcagcagcagcagcagcagcagctttgAGTTCAAGGTCTGCTGCCTTTGCAAAGCGTAGCCAGAGCTTTGTGGAACGAAATGCTGTGAACCGTCACCCAGTTTTTTCTTCACCAGCAAAAGTAATGCCTCCTAATCTTTCAGACTGGGGTTCCCCTGATGGCAAATTGGATTGGGGTATTCAGGGAGAAGAGCTTAATAAGCTCCGAAAGTCTGCTTCTTTTGGGTTTCGAAGCGATGGTAGCAGTTTTGCCACAGCTGCCTCCTCAGTGCCAGCAACTGTTGGTGAGCCAGACGTGTCATGGGTACAGTCCCTGGTGAAGGACACCCCTCCTGTGAAACCCAGGCCATTGGGTTTAgaggagcagcagcagcagcagcagcagcagcagcaatgtCATCTTAACATTGGAGGTTCAGAGATGCTGCCTGCTTGGGTGGAGCAGCTGTATATCGAGCAGGAGCCATTAGTGGCTTAG
- the LOC133705296 gene encoding protein SMAX1-LIKE 6-like, with product MPTPVSVARQCLTDEAARALDEAVAVARRRNHCQTTSLHAVSALLALPASTLRDACSRATTSAFSSRRQFRALDLSVGVSLDRLPSSRTLDEDPPISNSLMAAIKRSQANQRRHPDNFHLHQIHCNQQAASVLKVEMKHFILSILDDPIVSRVFGEAGFRSYDIKIAIVHPPVSQSSKYSPVGCAPIFLCNLPGSNITGPGRPPGFSFPFSSGLDDDDDDVGDDDVCRRIGEALVRRDGKGRNLLLVGVYASKALKGFVDSVNKENKGGVLPSEISGVSVISIEDEIIHFVSELGGDKEKMGLKFEELGQELEQYSGPGIVVNFGDMKVLVGEYVCGDAVSYLVSKLTSLLEGFRGKIWLVGTADSYDTYLKSVGKFSSVEKDWDLRVLPIASYKSPVGDFSSKSSLLGSFVPFGGFFSTPSDFKKPTNSINQSIICCHLCNAKYEKDVAAILKTGSTTSVADQSSEKLPSLLQMAELDTGKAVDAVKTRDDDTALNAKILGLRNKWNDICQRLHHAQPFFKFDVSQATSQVSIAEGFQCVADGKKSRSNSSSRDSSLNESQCVNLNLGVCLNKQKIFPAKHCVDSETEDVNHGSKQLEEVPILKQKEKESPWFTPCPLSNVSLPTDRTSSSSVTSVTTHLGLGTLYATSAQERNITKLRDPTEHLQHFSGSASVEFDDNTSLQIAKSSSFSSPFSGGKFNLRDFKSVMRAISEKVGWQDRATYAIGEAVSRCKAGHGRHHGSNSKGDISFILLGPDRIGKKKIASALAEVMFGSTQSFISLDLGSHDKVSSSNSIFDSQELQYDDELGRSMTFVDRIASKLSKKPHSLIFLENIDKADPLVQHSLSYALRTGKFPDSHGREVSTNNTIFVATSTIIVGNTNFQSENKSIRFSEEMILGAKSWQMQILVEHAAEATSKRSEMKVRISREITSAVSYGNKRKLDATSDLMEQESSCESSKQAHKALRSYLDLNLPVEDTGECANYGDTDSDSISESSQAWLEDFSDQVDEKVVFKTFDFDSLAEKIVKEISKQFQMAFGYEILLEIDDEVMVQILAAAWLSEKERAMEDWIEEVVGRGFRKAKLKSQFSAQCVVKLVTCKGLLLKEQAPGIRLPSRINL from the exons ATGCCGACGCCGGTAAGCGTAGCGAGGCAATGCTTGACAGATGAGGCAGCCCGTGCTTTGGACGAAGCTGTTGCGGTGGCGCGTCGAAGAAACCACTGCCAAACAACCTCTCTCCACGCCGTCTCCGCTCTACTAGCTCTCCCGGCCTCAACTCTCCGGGACGCCTGCTCACGTGCCACCACAAGCGCGTTCTCTTCACGCCGCCAGTTTCGCGCTCTGGACCTCTCTGTTGGCGTCTCTCTAGACCGGTTACCATCTTCGAGGACTCTTGATGAGGATCCACCGATATCGAATTCCCTGATGGCAGCGATCAAACGGTCGCAGGCGAATCAACGGAGACACCCTGATAATTTCCATTTGCACCAAATACACTGTAACCAGCAAGCGGCGTCGGTTTTGAAAGTTGAGATGAAACATTTCATTTTATCGATTTTGGATGATCCGATTGTGAGTCGGGTATTTGGGGAAGCCGGGTTTAGGAGTTATGATATAAAGATAGCAATAGTTCACCCGCCGGTTAGTCAAAGTTCGAAATACTCGCCGGTCGGGTGCGCCCCAATATTTCTATGTAACTTGCCGGGCTCGAATATTACTGGTCCGGGGCGACCACCCGGATTTAGTTTTCCTTTTAGCAGTGGGctcgatgatgatgatgatgatgttggcGATGATGATGTTTGCAGGAGAATTGGTGAGGCTTTAGTGAGGAGAGATGGGAAAGGAAGAAACTTGTTACTTGTTGGGGTTTATGCAAGTAAGGCTTTAAAGGGTTTTGTTGATAGtgtaaataaagaaaacaaaggaggTGTTTTGCCTAGTGAGATTAGTGGGGTGAGTGTTATTAGCATTGAAGATGAGATTATTCATTTTGTTAGTGAGCTAGGGGGCGACAAAGAGAAGATGGGATTGAAGTTTGAGGAGTTGGGTCAGGAATTGGAGCAGTATTCAGGTCCTGGAATTGTTGTGAATTTCGGAGATATGAAGGTTTTGGTTGGTGAATATGTGTGTGGTGATGCTGTGAGTTATTTGGTTTCGAAATTGACGAGTTTATTGGAGGGTTTTAGGGGAAAAATTTGGTTGGTGGGAACAGCAGATAGTTATGACACATATTTAAAGTCTGTAGGGAAGTTTTCGAGTGTGGAAAAGGATTGGGATCTTAGGGTTCTGCCTATTGCTTCTTATAAGAGTCCTGTTGGTGATTTTAGTTCGAAATCGAG CTTGTTGGGTTCTTTTGTTCCATTTGGTGGGTTCTTTTCTACACCATCTGATTTCAAAAAACCAACGAACAGCATAAATCAGTCGATTATATGCTGTCACCTTTGCAATGCAAAGTATGAGAAAGATGTTGCTGCTATTCTGAAGACGGGGTCAACAACGTCAGTTGCTGATCAGAGCTCAGAGAAGTTACCTTCTTTGCTACAGATGGCTGAACTTGACACGGGAAAGGCAGTGGATGCAGTCAAG ACCAGAGATGATGATACAGCATTGAATGCTAAAATTTTGGGGCTGCGAAATAAATGGAATGATATCTGTCAACGTCTCCATCATGCACAGCCATTCTTCAAATTTGATGTTTCCCAGGCCACATCCCAGGTCTCCATTGCTGAGGGCTTTCAATGTGTAGCAGATGGGAAGAAGAGCAGAAGCAATAGCAGCAGCAGAGATTCCTCACTAAATGAGAGTCAATGTGTGAATCTAAATCTTGGTGTTTGTTTGAACAAGCAAAAGATCTTTCCAGCAAAACATTGTGTAGATTCTGAAACCGAGGATGTTAATCATGGATCTAAGCAACTGGAAGAAGTTCCAATACTTAagcaaaaagagaaagagagccCTTGGTTTACCCCTTGCCCCCTTTCTAATGTGAGTCTGCCCACTGACCGGACATCATCTTCATCTGTCACTTCTGTAACCACACATTTGGGGTTGGGAACACTTTATGCTACTAGCGCTCAGGAGCGTAATATTACAAAATTACGTGACCCTACGGAGCATCTTCAGCACTTCTCAGGTTCTGCTTCTGTGGAGTTTGATGACAATACTTCACTTCAGATTGCAAAATCTTCTTCCTTCTCTAGCCCTTTTTCAGGAGGGAAATTCAATTTAAGAGATTTCAAATCAGTGATGAGAGCTATTTCTGAAAAAGTTGGCTGGCAGGATAGAGCCACGTATGCTATTGGCGAAGCTGTATCCCGCTGCAAAGCAGGACATGGAAGACACCATGGTTCAAATTCCAAAGGAGATATTTCATTTATTCTCCTTGGACCTGACAgaattggaaagaaaaaaattgcttcAGCACTTGCTGAGGTAATGTTCGGCAGTACCCAAAGCTTCATCTCTCTGGATCTGGGATCCCATGATAAGGTAAGCTCATCAAACTCCATATTTGACAGCCAAGAATTACAATACGATGATGAATTAGGGAGGTCGATGACTTTTGTTGATCGTATCGCTTCAAAGTTGAGCAAGAAACCCCATTCGTTAATCTTTCTTGAAAACATAGACAAGGCTGATCCTTTGGTCCAGCATAGCTTGTCCTACGCTTTGAGGACTGGTAAATTCCCAGATTCACATGGAAGAGAAGTTAGCACCAACAATACCATTTTTGTGGCAACATCAACAATTATAGTGGGTAATACGAACTTCCAGTCAGAAAACAAATCCATTAGGTTTTCCGAGGAAATGATACTTGGAGCTAAAAGCTGGCAAATGCAAATATTAGTGGAACATGCTGCGGAAGCTACCAGTAAAAGGAGTGAAATGAAGGTGAGGATTTCAAGAGAAATAACCTCTGCGGTCTCATATgggaataaaagaaaattagatgCAACCAGTGACTTAATGGAGCAGGAAAGTAGCTGTGAGTCTAGCAAACAGGCCCATAAGGCATTGCGATCCTATCTGGATTTGAATCTTCCTGTAGAGGACACAGGAGAGTGTGCCAATTACGGTGACACTGACAGTGACTCCATTTCTGAAAGCTCGCAAGCTTGGTTGGAAGATTTTTCTGATCAAGTGGATGAAAAGGTGGTATTCAAGacatttgattttgattctcTCGCTGAAAAGATAGTGAAGGAAATCAGCAAACAATTTCAGATGGCATTCGGATATGAGATATTGTTGGAGATTGATGATGAAGTCATGGTACAAATACTTGCAGCTGCTTGGTTGTCTGAGAAGGAGAGAGCAATGGAGGACTGGATTGAAGAGGTGGTTGGGAGAGGGTTCAGAAAAGCCAAGCTGAAGTCCCAATTTAGTGCTCAGTGTGTTGTAAAGCTAGTTACTTGTAAAGGCCTTTTGCTGAAAGAGCAAGCTCCTGGAATACGCCTGCCTTCAAGAATTAATCTGTGA